Within the Candidatus Neomarinimicrobiota bacterium genome, the region AGTTTCTGCAGGCGCTGACGGCGGGCCGGATTTCGGTGGGTGCCCTGTCTGTGGGCACGGGCGAAGGGGCCTATCTGCTGGCCTTGAACTACAGCCGCGAGCGCGAGGCCTTTGGCCGAAAGATCAGCCAATTTCAGGCAATTCAGTTTAAACTTGCCGATATGGCTACCCAGCTCGAAGCTGCCCAGCACCTGGTCTATCACGCCGCCTGGCAGAAAGATCAGGGCCGCAACGTGGACAAGGAGGCAGCCATGGCAAAACTGTTTGCCAGCGAGCTGGCCATGCGCATCACTGGAGAAGCCATCCAGATTCATGGGGGCTATGGCTATATCAGGGAGTACCAGGTGGAGCGCTTTTTCCGGGATGCCAAGGTGTTGGAAATCGGTGAGGGGACCAGCGAAGTGCAACGCATGATCATTGGCCGTCAGATCCTGGAAGAAACCGCAGGGCTGTAATGGCTTTGGATTCCCGTCGACCGCTAATCAATACCCTGCTTTCGATTGCCAGGCTGCGGTCGGACCGCTTCTATCGACTGCTAATTCTTACGGGCAGCATCATTGTAATCTCCGTGCAATTTCCCATTGGTAATCAATTTGAATATCGCTACGACCTTCAGGAGATCACCCGGGAAAGTATTATTGCTCCCTTCAATTTCCCGGTGCTCAAAAGCGAGGAAACGCTGGAGGCCGAGCGCACGACGGCGCGCACGTCAGTGCCCTACCTGTTTCGCCGCGACCCCCAGGTGGCGGCAGATCAACGCACGGGCCTCGCCGATCTGTTTACCCGGGTAAAGCGCGTCCAGCGGGCCGAAGCCAAGGTGGTCCTAAGCCAGCAGCGCGCCTACCGCTATCGCTATGATGAACGCTTCTCGAAATCTCAAAAGGCCGTGGAGCGCGACAGCCTGGAAGCGGTTGATCTGCGCAGCAACTTTGCTCAGCGCTTTCCTTTAGACCTGAACGCGCCGTACTGGAGCAGTTTCTTTACCGGGGAGACGGAGTTGGATGGAGCCATCAACTACGACCGCCTTCAGCGTGAGCTGGCGAATATTGTCCGCGATATTCTTGCAGAGGGGGTGCTGGACCTGCCCAAAGCCCAGTTGGAGGAGGTGTCTGTTGCTGTGATCAGCGAGGGAATGGAAGCGGCCGCAGACCCTCAATTCCTCCTCGATCTGGATGAGGCCTGGGCCAGGGCCAAGACCCGGCTCCAGGCACAGTACCCGGCGGGCGCTGTTGTTGAGCGCGATGTGGGGTCCGATCTGCTCATCTACTTTATCCGCCCCAATCTGCTTTACGATGCCGAGACAACGTTGAGACGGCAGCAGGCCGCCGTTGACAAGGTCCCCATATCCAAAGGCTTCATCCTCAAGAACGAGCTCATCGTCGATGCCAATACCCGGGTCACGCCGGAGATTCTGGGGAAATTGAAATCGCTCTCCGAAGCCAAAGCACAGGCCATCGCCTCCGCCGGAGGAATTCAACTTTGGCTGCCGCGCATTGGCATGATCATCATCACGATTGTGCTGCTCTCGTTTTTGCATGTCTGGCTGTATGTCTATCGCCGTGCCTGGTTCCGGCAGAATCGCATACTCCTGCTCATGAACCTGCTGATCATCCTGGTTCTTGCAATGGCCAATCTCTTTCATCACCGGTTCGAACTGTCCGAGTATCTGATACCCTTCACCGTGGTGGCCATGGCCTTCACCATTCTGTTCGACGCCCGTACCAGCATCATTGCCACCGTGACATTGGCGCTGCTCATGGGCTTCTTGGTAGGCAATAAGTTGGACTTCGTGCTGGTGAACCTGCTGGCCGGAAGTGTGGCCATCTACTCTGTGCGGCAGCTGCGCCGGCGCCGGCAGATATTTGCAGCTATCATCTACATCGTGTCGGCCTATGCCATCGGCATCACGGCAGTGGAATTCCTGAAATACACCAATCTTGCCACCCTGGGATCGCACCTGCTGTATGCGTCCATCAACGGCACCCTGTCACCCATCATGGTCTACGGTCTCATCGGGGTCCTGGAGGTCATATTCGGGATTACCACCAACCTCACCCTGCTGGAGCTCTCGGATTTCAACCACCCGCTGCTGCGGCGCTTGAGCCGTGAGGCCAACGGCACCTTCAGCCACAGTATTGTGGTGGGCAATTTGGCCGAAGCTGCCGCCAACACCATCGGTGCCAACAGCCTCCTCTGCCGGGTGGGAGCCTATTACCACGACATCGGCAAACTGGCCCGTCCCGAATATTTCATCGAGAATCAGTTCCGGCAGGAAAACCCCCACGACACTATTGCCCCACACCTCAGCGCCAAGGTGATCATCACGCATGTAAAAGAGGGCTTGCGCCTGGCCAAGGAATACGGCTTGCCCGATGGCGTTTCGGACTTCATACCCATGCACCACGGCACCACCCGGGTGGAGTACTTTTATCAGAAGGCGGTCAGCGAAAATGGCGGCACCGGCACGGTCAAGGAAGAGTCGTTCCGCTATGCCGGCCCACGTCCCAATACGAAGGAGACCGGCATTCTTATGCTGTGTGAGGCTATCGAGGCGGCCACCAAATCGATCCAAAAGCCTACCCTGCAGCGCATCCAGCAGATGGCCGACACCATCATCGAGAGCCGCATGGCCGATGGCCAGCTGGACGAGTGCCCGTTGACGCTTCAGGAGATCAAGCGTATCAAGGGAGACGCCTCCGAAGGCACCGGCATTCTGGGTGTACTCAAAGGCATTTATCACGTCCGCATTCCCTACCCCGCCGCCGCTAAGGAATCCGATGGCGAGGGAGCCACGGCCGAGGATGGGGGCGCCATCGAGATTACCGAGGCCACGGCATTCCGGGGAATCACGACGGAATGATCGACGTTCAGGTAGACGCCGATGATGAGGGTGCGCCTCCGTTAGCGAGCGACTTGATCGCCTCGCTGGTGACCGGGGCCTTGCAAGTGGGCGGTCTTGAGGCGGGGCTTGTGCGGGTAATCTTTTCCAGTGATGAGCACCTACGCCAGCTCCAGCGCCAGTTTTTCGATCGAGACCAGTACACCGACGTGATCGCGTTTCACCTTAACGACCGCGGCGAACCCCTTGATGGGGAAATCTATATCAGCACGGAACGCGCCCTGGAAAACAGCCGGCGCTACCGGCAAACCCACCAGCAGGAGCTCATGCGGCTGGTTGTGCACGGCAGCCTGCATCTGATCGGATTCGACGACGCCACGGACGATGCGCAGGCCCATATGCGCGTCGAGGAGGATCGGGTTTTGGCCCGGGCGGCAACCTCCGCCAGCACATGACAGCAATTTTCGTCAACCTGGCACTGTTTCTGGCGCTGCTGATCCTGAGTGGCATATTTTCCGGTGCGGAAACGGCCTTTTTCCGCATACAGGGCCGCATCAAGGATTTTGGGGCAGACAAGTCTCTCCACCCCGGTACCCTGGCAATCCTTCGCCGCCCCCGGCATTTGCTTATATCTCTGCTCACCGGCAACACCCTGGTCAACATTGCCATGGCCTTTCTGGCTGCCCTGCTGGCAGCTGACCTTGCCGGGCGATTGGGCCTGAACCTGACCCTCGTACTGATTGTGGAATCCTTCACGGTCGCCCTCGTGCTGATGCTCTTCGGCGAGATCATTCCCAAGCTGCTGGCCATCCGGCACACTGAGACCTTTGCCCGGCTCGCCAGCTGGCCCGTCAAACTTTTGGTCATCGCACTCTATCCGTTGGGGCGACTGATCTATGGCCTCACTCACCTGGTCACCCGGCTGCTGAGGATCGGTCCGGAACGTGTGTTCAGCTCCGAAGAGGAGCTCATCGAACTGGCGGAGGTAGGTTTCAAGCGCGGCACTCTGGCCCAGAGCGAGACGGAGATCATCCAATCCATCTTCGAGTTCGGGGATACCGAGGTGCATGAGGTCATGACGCCCCGGGTGGATGTGGTGGCCCTGGAGTCCAACTCGGGGACTGATGCGGCCCTGGAGCTGATTCGCACCCGCCAGGTGTCGAAGATACCCGTCTACAAGGAGACCATCGACGAGGTGAAGGGGATCCTCTTCGCCAAGGATATTTTGCCCTATCTGGATGCCCCCCGCCCAACGGTCAACCTCCAGGACCTGTCGCGCCCGCCCTTCTTTGTCCCTGAGAGCAAAGGCGTGCTGTCCCTGCTCCAGGACTTCAAGGAGCGGCGCACCAG harbors:
- a CDS encoding HDIG domain-containing protein yields the protein MDSRRPLINTLLSIARLRSDRFYRLLILTGSIIVISVQFPIGNQFEYRYDLQEITRESIIAPFNFPVLKSEETLEAERTTARTSVPYLFRRDPQVAADQRTGLADLFTRVKRVQRAEAKVVLSQQRAYRYRYDERFSKSQKAVERDSLEAVDLRSNFAQRFPLDLNAPYWSSFFTGETELDGAINYDRLQRELANIVRDILAEGVLDLPKAQLEEVSVAVISEGMEAAADPQFLLDLDEAWARAKTRLQAQYPAGAVVERDVGSDLLIYFIRPNLLYDAETTLRRQQAAVDKVPISKGFILKNELIVDANTRVTPEILGKLKSLSEAKAQAIASAGGIQLWLPRIGMIIITIVLLSFLHVWLYVYRRAWFRQNRILLLMNLLIILVLAMANLFHHRFELSEYLIPFTVVAMAFTILFDARTSIIATVTLALLMGFLVGNKLDFVLVNLLAGSVAIYSVRQLRRRRQIFAAIIYIVSAYAIGITAVEFLKYTNLATLGSHLLYASINGTLSPIMVYGLIGVLEVIFGITTNLTLLELSDFNHPLLRRLSREANGTFSHSIVVGNLAEAAANTIGANSLLCRVGAYYHDIGKLARPEYFIENQFRQENPHDTIAPHLSAKVIITHVKEGLRLAKEYGLPDGVSDFIPMHHGTTRVEYFYQKAVSENGGTGTVKEESFRYAGPRPNTKETGILMLCEAIEAATKSIQKPTLQRIQQMADTIIESRMADGQLDECPLTLQEIKRIKGDASEGTGILGVLKGIYHVRIPYPAAAKESDGEGATAEDGGAIEITEATAFRGITTE
- the ybeY gene encoding rRNA maturation RNase YbeY; this translates as MIDVQVDADDEGAPPLASDLIASLVTGALQVGGLEAGLVRVIFSSDEHLRQLQRQFFDRDQYTDVIAFHLNDRGEPLDGEIYISTERALENSRRYRQTHQQELMRLVVHGSLHLIGFDDATDDAQAHMRVEEDRVLARAATSAST
- a CDS encoding HlyC/CorC family transporter; this translates as MTAIFVNLALFLALLILSGIFSGAETAFFRIQGRIKDFGADKSLHPGTLAILRRPRHLLISLLTGNTLVNIAMAFLAALLAADLAGRLGLNLTLVLIVESFTVALVLMLFGEIIPKLLAIRHTETFARLASWPVKLLVIALYPLGRLIYGLTHLVTRLLRIGPERVFSSEEELIELAEVGFKRGTLAQSETEIIQSIFEFGDTEVHEVMTPRVDVVALESNSGTDAALELIRTRQVSKIPVYKETIDEVKGILFAKDILPYLDAPRPTVNLQDLSRPPFFVPESKGVLSLLQDFKERRTSVAIVVDEFGGTAGLVTLEDVVEEVLGELRDPFDQEETLINVVGRDEFLVDASVSLDELGERLEHAFSEDREYDTLGGYLFDRFDKIPAVGQQIATAGRQFTVKALAGNRIAKVHISAADSGAAKDADDH